The following are encoded in a window of Corythoichthys intestinalis isolate RoL2023-P3 chromosome 8, ASM3026506v1, whole genome shotgun sequence genomic DNA:
- the gprin3b gene encoding G protein-regulated inducer of neurite outgrowth 3, translating into MGSNPKRTVTVQMVPQLAAADTLANKESNANWTTDPDLKLPKVCHASPGGKQEQTASPVPNSALKKTVDASGKGVAEAAELRDANANISNTLNQADENTCKITGCRVKAPEEEARNSSSNLNSVQDSRHVVPETDLKADAVSVVVQKDKDISSPMEPGHKRRHSVSLQEPPELKQSSETAPSLTSTLPLSNSQNVKEVSIDKVTIDKVAIDKLSIEKISVEQVAVDKHLPVQTCNQVQELEERHTEPCRKLYREASTMTSPRLPFATADRGRDAEVQAVASTSCKAVSTSPSLLPFRPNPAILDEAQSLSVVYRPDGSLGFCQIGSPMNMTAERVTVEAEMCTNTAVDSKLGAKPKESTSTLSSIQPVYQINIEHGNRKDTENRNVVEIPATKLKESPKTDIPVKPGFADKAVTAQTGLSKSEEPKVTKDSEKETDSGKQQTDIKGGNDDKQQRKSVHDVVWDEQGMTWEVYGASVDPESLGFAIQSHLQCKIKEQERKLIAQTSFRKSITGLDSPRAGKKSKRRQHNPFRSMLRNVRRPNCCARPPPSAVLD; encoded by the coding sequence ATGGGATCCAACCCAAAAAGGACAGTGACCGTCCAGATGGTGCCTCAGCTGGCTGCGGCCGATACGCTCGCCAATAAGGAGTCCAACGCCAACTGGACCACGGACCCTGACCTGAAACTTCCCAAAGTTTGTCACGCGTCACCCGGTGGCAAACAGGAACAGACTGCGTCGCCGGTGCCAAATAGCGCCCTCAAAAAGACAGTGGACGCATCAGGCAAAGGTGTGGCCGAAGCAGCAGAGCTAagggatgctaatgctaatattAGCAACACGTTAAACCAAGCAGACGAAAATACCTGTAAGATTACAGGCTGTCGGGTAAAAGCGCCTGAAGAAGAGGCGCGGAATAGCTCATCAAATCTAAACAGTGTCCAAGACTCGAGACACGTAGTGCCTGAAACGGATCTGAAGGCTGATGCAGTGAGCGTGGTAGTACAAAAAGACAAGGACATTTCAAGTCCGATGGAACCTGGCCACAAACGAAGACACTCGGTTTCCCTTCAGGAGCCGCCTGAGCTTAAGCAAAGCTCAGAAACTGCGCCCTCGCTCACCTCGACTTTGCCTTTGTCCAACAGCCAGAACGTCAAAGAAGTATCCATAGACAAAGTAACTATAGATAAAGTAGCTATAGACAAATTATCTATAGAGAAAATATCTGTTGAACAAGTAGCTGTAGACAAACACCTTCCAGTTCAGACATGCAACCAAGTCCAGGAACTTGAGGAACGTCATACCGAGCCTTGCCGCAAGCTCTACAGGGAGGCTTCCACCATGACCTCCCCTCGATTGCCCTTCGCCACGGCCGATCGGGGTCGTGACGCTGAGGTCCAGGCGGTAGCTAGCACCAGCTGCAAGGCCGTGTCCACCAGCCCGAGCCTACTTCCGTTCAGGCCAAACCCTGCCATCCTCGATGAGGCGCAGAGCCTCTCCGTCGTATACCGGCCCGACGGTAGTTTGGGCTTCTGCCAGATCGGATCGCCGATGAATATGACCGCGGAAAGGGTCACCGTGGAAGCAGAAATGTGTACTAACACCGCAGTGGACTCGAAGCTAGGGGCAAAGCCTAAGGAAAGCACCTCGACTCTCAGCAGCATCCAACCAGTGTATCAGATCAACATCGAGCACGGCAATCGCAAGGATACGGAGAACAGAAACGTGGTGGAGATACCGGCAACCAAGTTAAAAGAATCCCCAAAGACGGACATCCCTGTCAAGCCTGGATTTGCAGATAAGGCCGTCACAGCCCAAACTGGACTCTCCAAGTCCGAGGAACCAAAAGTTACAAAAGACTCTGAAAAGGAGACCGATTCCGGAAAGCAACAGACGGACATCAAGGGAGGCAACGATGACAAGCAGCAACGAAAGAGTGTCCACGACGTGGTCTGGGACGAACAGGGTATGACCTGGGAGGTCTACGGCGCCTCTGTGGACCCAGAATCCCTCGGTTTCGCCATCCAAAGCCACCTGCAGTGCAAGATAAAGGAGCAGGAGCGGAAACTGATTGCCCAGACCTCCTTCCGCAAGTCCATCACCGGCCTGGACTCGCCAAGGGCGGGCAAGAAGAGTAAGCGGCGACAACACAACCCGTTTCGCTCCATGCTGCGGAACGTGCGCCGCCCCAACTGCTGCGCGCGTCCCCCTCCCTCCGCAGTCCTTGATTAG